In Dromiciops gliroides isolate mDroGli1 chromosome 4, mDroGli1.pri, whole genome shotgun sequence, one DNA window encodes the following:
- the IL20RA gene encoding interleukin-20 receptor subunit alpha: protein MRTPRPRRRAAARGHWAPWYLPLVAQLVLHVLQLVLSAPCISSDLPKPTNVTFSSVNMKNVLQWNSPEGLRGAKVVYTVQYLIYGQKTWLNKSECRNINRTYCDLSWETYDHEEQYYGRVKAVWEKCSSKWAGTERFNPWSETQIGPPEVALTPGEKSISVVLTAPEKWKRNAEDTSVSMHQIYPSLKYNVSIYNTKTNKKWYKFVTNHTLELPQLESNTLYCVSVQAYIPGPLRKAKPSENQCITTLKDQTSELKIKIILCYILPISVTAFIFSVIGYSMYRYIHIGKEKRPTNLVLIYGTGYDQRHFAPAEKIVVNFITLSIVEDAKTSSKDLSLMGKVCDISDLSTAENMESKSHEEEPEVKHLGYASKARGIFCDNEETLSCLSPGQQELLCTSRTKNEPIIEYEFDVRPSDIGTDYQDQEINLQERISFQGKLMLESESTLANFGQEALLCSYNPQLRNLQQGAQEDTEIKKKQEEEESRTLVDWDPQTGRLCIPSLSHCEHVLDEKGGENSEYDVYPNEGLLSKLYDAQAPNKSPPGNETYLMQFMEEWGLHIQMED, encoded by the exons CACCTTGTATCAGTAGTGATTTACCTAAACCAACCAATgtcactttctcatctgtaaacatgAAGAATGTTCTACAGTGGAATTCACCAGAGGGTCTAAGAGGAGCTAAAGTTGTTTACACTGTGCAGTATTTAAT ATATGGCCAAAAGACATGGCTGAATAAATCAGAATGCAGAAATATCAACAGGACCTACTGTGACCTCTCCTGGGAAACCTATGACCACGAAGAACAATACTATGGGAGAGTTAAGGCCGTCTGGGAAAAATGTTCTTCCAAATGGGCAGGAACAGAACGATTTAATCCTTGGTCAGAAA CACAAATTGGCCCCCCAGAGGTTGCTTTGACTCCTGGTGAGAAATCAATTTCAGTTGTTCTGACAGCCCCTGAGAAGTGGAAGAGAAATGCAGAAGACACTTCTGTATCCATGCACCAAATCTATCCTAGTCTAAAATATAATGTATCTATCTACAACACCAAGACAAACAAAAAG TGGTATAAATTTGTAACAAACCATACCTTGGAGCTTCCCCAGCTGGAGTCGAATACTCTCTATTGTGTCAGTGTCCAAGCCTACATCCCAGGACCACTTCGAAAGGCTAAGCCTTCAGAAAACCAATGCATCACTACTTTGAAAG ATCAAACTTCAGAgttgaaaataaaaatcatcCTTTGTTATATTTTGCCCATTTCTGTTACAGCCTTTATTTTTTCAGTAATAGGCTACTCCatgtacagatatatacatattggCAAAGAGAAACGACCAACCAACTTG GTATTGATTTATGGAACTGGATATGACCAAAGACATTTTGCACCTGCTGAAAAAATAGTAGTTAACTTTATTACTCTCAGTATTGTAGAAGATGCCAAAACTTCCtcaaaggatctgagtttaatGGGAAAAGTCTGTGACATTTCTGATCTGAGCACTGCTGAGAATATGGAGAGCAAGAGCCACGAGGAAGAACCAGAAGTGAAGCACTTGGGTTATGCTTCAAAGGCAAGAGGCATTTTTTGTGACAATGAGGAAACTTTATCCTGCCTTTCCCCAGGTCAACAAGAATTACTTTGtacttcaagaacaaagaatgaaccAATCATAGAATATGAGTTTGATGTGAGACCTAGTGACATTGGCACAGATTATCAGGATCAGGAGATTAACTTGCAAGAAAGAATATCCTTTCAGGGCAAACTAATGCTTGAATCGGAGTCTACTTTAGCAAATTTTGGGCAGGAAGCATTACTCTGTTCATACAATCCACAGCTAAGGAATCTCCAACAGGGAGCACAGGAAGAcacagagataaagaagaaacaggaagaagaaGAGTCAAGGACTCTAGTGGACTGGGATCCCCAAACAGGGAGACTGTGTATACCATCTCTATCTCATTGTGAACATGTGTTAGATGAGAAAGGAGGTGAGAATTCTGAATATGATGTGTATCCAAATGAGGGACTTCTGTCAAAACTTTATGATGCACAGGCACCCAACAAATCACCCCCAGGAAATGAAACCTATCTCATGCAATTCATGGAGGAATGGGGACTACACATCCAAATGGAAGACTAG